A region of Nostoc sp. 'Peltigera membranacea cyanobiont' N6 DNA encodes the following proteins:
- the rpoD gene encoding RNA polymerase sigma factor RpoD, with amino-acid sequence MNQANNVLESIYQPELEIMNQPELELEELLIDDEEDLLIIDEGDDEFLEPQTDEDDAKSGKAAKSRRRTQSKKKHYTEDSIRLYLQEIGRIRLLRADEEIELARKIADLLELERVRERLSEQLDRDPRDSEWAEAVQLPLPAFRYRLHVGRRAKDKMVQSNLRLVVSIAKKYMNRGLSFQDLIQEGSLGLIRAAEKFDHEKGYKFSTYATWWIRQAITRAIADQSRTIRLPVHLYETISRIKKTTKLLSQEMGRKPTEEEIATRMEMTIEKLRFIAKSAQLPISLETPIGKEEDSRLGDFIESDGETPEDQVSKNLLREDLEKVLDSLSPRERDVLRLRYGLDDGRMKTLEEIGQIFNVTRERIRQIEAKALRKLRHPNRNSVLKEYIR; translated from the coding sequence ATGAACCAGGCTAACAACGTACTCGAAAGCATATATCAGCCTGAACTAGAAATAATGAATCAGCCTGAGCTCGAGTTAGAAGAACTCTTAATAGATGATGAAGAGGACTTGCTTATCATCGATGAAGGTGACGATGAATTTTTAGAGCCTCAGACTGATGAGGACGACGCAAAGTCTGGAAAAGCCGCTAAATCGCGTCGTCGGACACAAAGCAAGAAAAAGCATTACACAGAAGATTCCATTCGGCTTTACTTGCAAGAAATTGGTAGAATTCGGCTGTTGCGGGCAGACGAAGAAATCGAATTGGCGCGGAAAATCGCCGATTTACTGGAATTAGAGAGGGTGCGGGAAAGACTCTCAGAACAGTTGGATCGCGATCCTCGGGATAGTGAATGGGCAGAAGCAGTACAGCTGCCACTACCAGCCTTTCGTTATCGCCTCCATGTTGGTCGCAGGGCGAAAGACAAGATGGTGCAATCTAACCTCCGTCTTGTGGTTTCAATTGCTAAGAAGTACATGAATCGTGGTTTGTCGTTCCAAGACTTAATTCAGGAAGGCAGTCTCGGTTTGATTCGTGCCGCTGAAAAGTTTGACCACGAAAAAGGCTATAAGTTCTCTACTTATGCTACATGGTGGATTCGTCAAGCAATTACCCGCGCGATCGCAGACCAATCCCGTACAATTCGTCTTCCAGTTCACCTTTACGAAACCATCTCTCGGATTAAGAAAACTACCAAGTTACTATCTCAAGAAATGGGTCGCAAACCAACCGAAGAAGAAATCGCTACTCGGATGGAAATGACCATTGAGAAGTTGCGGTTTATTGCTAAATCCGCCCAGTTGCCTATTTCACTAGAAACGCCTATTGGTAAAGAAGAAGATTCTCGATTGGGCGATTTTATTGAATCTGATGGTGAAACGCCAGAAGACCAAGTTTCCAAAAATCTTCTGCGCGAAGACTTGGAAAAAGTCCTCGACAGCCTCAGCCCCCGCGAACGCGATGTCCTCAGACTGCGTTACGGCTTGGATGATGGTCGGATGAAAACCCTTGAGGAAATCGGACAGATTTTCAACGTTACCCGCGAACGGATTCGTCAAATTGAGGCGAAGGCACTTCGTAAGTTACGCCACCCCAATCGTAACAGCGTTCTCAAGGAATATATTCGGTAG
- a CDS encoding tetratricopeptide repeat protein — MPKHVRLISFLMVCSLWSMPKAANAQALIPHTLQLDGTKLEKQGLSLAQEAAQLAQFQQVELALPRARLASQLAPKNDKVWLLLGGLQLQTKEFDGAIASLKKAQSLNPKNGDILFALGSANFQQKNYQAAVVNYQDGLKLKPNDPEGLFDLGNAYFLLGRLPDAIAQYDKAVSQDKKFWPALNNIGLINYEQGNIPEAIKRWQSAVTLDKQAAEPLLALAVALYTKGDRQQGLSLGEAALRIDQRYANLNFLKENLWGDRLLSDTKKFLELPRIQAALQQRENSSSAPKQQPTQ, encoded by the coding sequence GTGCCTAAACATGTTCGTTTGATTTCTTTTCTAATGGTCTGTAGTTTGTGGAGTATGCCAAAAGCCGCTAACGCGCAGGCATTAATACCCCATACACTGCAACTAGATGGGACAAAGTTAGAGAAGCAGGGATTGAGTCTGGCACAAGAGGCGGCTCAACTAGCTCAGTTTCAACAGGTTGAATTAGCTTTGCCACGAGCGCGTCTGGCTAGTCAACTAGCTCCGAAGAATGATAAAGTGTGGTTGCTCTTAGGTGGATTGCAACTACAGACCAAAGAGTTTGACGGGGCGATCGCTAGTCTGAAAAAAGCGCAATCTCTCAACCCAAAAAATGGTGATATTTTGTTTGCTTTGGGTTCAGCTAATTTTCAGCAGAAAAATTACCAAGCAGCTGTTGTCAATTACCAAGACGGTTTGAAGTTAAAACCCAACGATCCAGAAGGGTTATTTGACTTGGGTAATGCTTACTTTCTGCTGGGTCGATTGCCAGATGCGATCGCCCAGTACGATAAAGCAGTCTCTCAAGATAAAAAATTCTGGCCAGCGCTCAACAACATTGGCTTAATCAACTACGAACAGGGTAATATTCCCGAAGCGATTAAGCGGTGGCAATCTGCTGTAACCCTTGATAAACAAGCCGCAGAACCTTTGTTAGCTTTGGCAGTGGCACTGTACACTAAAGGCGATCGCCAACAAGGATTAAGCTTAGGAGAAGCCGCACTCCGCATCGATCAGCGCTATGCTAATTTGAATTTTCTCAAAGAAAACCTCTGGGGCGATCGCCTACTGTCTGATACGAAAAAATTCTTAGAATTACCCCGTATTCAAGCAGCCCTACAGCAACGAGAAAACTCATCATCAGCCCCTAAACAACAGCCTACGCAATAA
- a CDS encoding response regulator, giving the protein MKTVLIVEDDLINARVFSKILSKRGGLGVKHTENVEEVIKIAQSGEADLILMDVSLSRSVYQGKSVDGIKITQMLKSDPKTANLPVILVTAHAMEGDRENFLKQSGADGYISKPVVDHQQFVDQIIALLPTENQ; this is encoded by the coding sequence ATGAAAACTGTTTTAATTGTCGAAGACGATCTAATTAATGCCCGCGTTTTTTCCAAGATTTTGTCCAAGCGCGGCGGTTTAGGAGTGAAACATACTGAAAATGTTGAGGAAGTAATAAAAATTGCCCAATCAGGAGAAGCCGACCTAATTTTGATGGATGTTTCTCTGTCGAGAAGTGTTTACCAAGGTAAATCTGTTGATGGAATCAAGATTACACAAATGTTAAAATCCGATCCAAAAACAGCAAATTTACCTGTAATTTTGGTGACAGCACATGCTATGGAAGGCGATCGCGAGAATTTTCTTAAGCAAAGCGGTGCTGATGGCTATATTTCTAAGCCAGTTGTTGACCATCAACAGTTTGTTGACCAAATCATTGCACTTCTACCCACAGAGAACCAGTGA
- the gyrB gene encoding DNA topoisomerase (ATP-hydrolyzing) subunit B translates to MTSSYSADQIQVLEGLEAVRKRPGMYIGTTGPRGLHHLVYEVVDNSIDEALAGHCTHIEVDINADGSVTVTDDGRGIPVDTHSRTGKSALETVMTVLHAGGKFGGGGYKVSGGLHGVGISVVNALSEVVEVTVWRDKKVYLQRYERGIPVTELQAKPYKEARTGTSVTFKPDTQIFTISIEFDYITLSGRLRELAYLNAGVKITFTDHRLELLKSDTPKVESYNYKGGIKEYIAYMNREKQPLHEEIIYVQGERNNVQVEVSLQWCTDAYTDNVLGFANNIRTVDGGTHLEGLKAVLTRTLNAIARKRNKIKENETNLSGEHVREGLTAVISVKVPDPEFEGQTKTKLGNTEVRGIVDSLVGEVLTEYLEFHPAIADSILDKAIQAFKAAEAARHARELVRRKSVLESSPLPGKLADCSSRDPSESEIFIVEGDSAGGSAKQGRDRRTQAILPLRGKILNIEKTDDAKIYKNNEVQSLITALGLGVKGDEFDSTQLRYHRIVIMTDADVDGAHIRTLLLTFFYRYQRALIEQGFIYIACPPLFKVERGRNHEYCYSDREKNQAIAKFPANANYTIQRFKGLGEMMPQQLWDTTMNPESRKMKQVEIEDAAEADRIFTILMGDRVAPRREFIETYGSKLNFTDLDI, encoded by the coding sequence ATGACGAGCAGTTACAGTGCCGATCAGATTCAAGTTCTGGAAGGTCTGGAAGCCGTCCGCAAAAGACCAGGAATGTACATCGGTACCACTGGGCCGCGAGGACTCCACCATTTAGTTTACGAGGTGGTGGACAATTCAATCGATGAGGCTTTGGCGGGTCATTGCACTCATATAGAGGTAGATATCAACGCTGACGGTTCCGTGACTGTAACAGATGATGGTCGCGGTATTCCCGTTGATACTCACTCGCGCACCGGAAAATCAGCTTTGGAAACCGTGATGACTGTACTGCACGCTGGTGGTAAGTTTGGCGGCGGTGGCTACAAAGTTTCTGGAGGATTACATGGGGTTGGTATTTCTGTTGTTAATGCCCTATCTGAAGTTGTAGAAGTTACAGTTTGGCGAGATAAAAAGGTTTATCTCCAACGCTACGAACGCGGTATCCCAGTTACTGAACTCCAAGCAAAGCCTTACAAAGAAGCTAGAACTGGAACTTCTGTCACCTTCAAGCCAGATACCCAAATCTTTACAATTAGCATTGAGTTTGATTACATCACTTTATCAGGTCGCCTACGGGAATTGGCGTATCTAAATGCAGGTGTCAAAATTACCTTTACTGACCACCGTCTGGAGTTACTAAAAAGCGATACACCGAAGGTAGAATCGTACAATTACAAGGGTGGTATTAAAGAATATATCGCGTACATGAACCGCGAGAAGCAACCTCTGCATGAAGAAATTATCTATGTACAGGGCGAACGCAATAACGTACAAGTGGAAGTTTCTTTGCAATGGTGTACTGATGCTTATACGGATAATGTACTAGGTTTTGCTAACAATATTCGCACGGTAGATGGTGGTACGCACTTAGAAGGCTTGAAGGCAGTTCTAACTCGGACATTAAATGCGATCGCACGCAAGCGCAATAAAATTAAAGAGAATGAAACTAACCTCAGTGGCGAACACGTCCGGGAAGGTTTGACTGCGGTAATTTCCGTTAAAGTCCCAGATCCAGAATTTGAAGGACAAACCAAGACCAAACTCGGTAACACTGAAGTGCGGGGGATTGTCGATTCTCTGGTGGGAGAAGTTCTCACCGAGTATCTAGAATTTCATCCGGCGATCGCAGATTCAATTTTAGATAAAGCGATCCAAGCTTTCAAAGCCGCAGAAGCAGCGCGTCATGCACGGGAATTAGTTCGACGTAAATCTGTACTGGAATCTTCGCCATTACCTGGTAAATTGGCAGATTGCAGTTCTCGCGATCCCAGCGAATCTGAGATATTCATCGTGGAAGGGGATTCAGCCGGTGGGAGTGCCAAACAAGGACGCGATCGCCGCACTCAAGCTATCTTGCCTCTACGTGGTAAAATTCTCAACATTGAAAAAACCGATGACGCTAAAATTTATAAAAATAACGAAGTTCAATCGTTAATTACAGCCCTAGGTCTAGGTGTCAAAGGTGATGAATTCGATTCTACCCAACTGCGCTATCACCGCATAGTCATCATGACGGATGCTGACGTAGATGGAGCGCACATTCGGACTTTGTTGTTAACATTCTTCTATCGCTATCAACGGGCACTCATCGAACAAGGCTTTATTTATATTGCTTGTCCCCCACTGTTTAAAGTAGAACGGGGACGTAATCATGAGTACTGCTATAGCGATCGCGAAAAGAATCAAGCGATCGCCAAATTCCCCGCTAACGCCAACTACACCATCCAACGCTTCAAAGGTTTGGGTGAAATGATGCCACAACAACTCTGGGATACCACCATGAACCCAGAAAGCCGCAAAATGAAGCAAGTGGAAATTGAGGACGCTGCCGAAGCCGATCGCATCTTCACAATTTTAATGGGCGATCGCGTCGCACCCAGACGAGAATTCATCGAAACTTATGGTTCTAAACTCAACTTCACCGATTTAGATATTTAA
- a CDS encoding chlorophyll a/b-binding protein, producing the protein MTNVSTTKVTTPVIEDRNAWRWGFTPQAEVWNGRLAMIGFSAAILVEVFSGQGFLHFWGIL; encoded by the coding sequence ATGACAAACGTAAGCACAACAAAAGTAACTACTCCTGTAATTGAAGATCGCAACGCTTGGCGTTGGGGCTTTACCCCACAAGCAGAAGTTTGGAACGGTCGTTTGGCAATGATTGGCTTTTCAGCAGCCATTTTGGTTGAAGTTTTCTCTGGTCAAGGCTTCCTACATTTTTGGGGCATCCTATAA
- a CDS encoding efflux RND transporter periplasmic adaptor subunit → MKIDTPNTVDSSVSLPEIKKKKGKRNWLSWLIAFCLLGGIGYAVYYQVAVVSQQQASRRVLTRPVQRQSLTITVSANGTVKPERSINLSPKNSGILKTLLAKEGDIVKQGQIVAYMDDSNLRGQLTSAQGQLAQAEANLQKAIAGNRPQDIAQSQGALDEAEANLQKVQAGNRSQDIGQAQARLQSAQATLRQGEDDFVRNQQLYNAGGISLQTLNQIRATRDSAQASVNEAQQALGLQKAGSRPEDIEQARAVVKQRQQALALLKAGTRQEDINAARAQVTSARGSLQNIQAEINDTIIRAPFDGVVTKKFADPGAFVTPTTASSEVASSSSSSILSLASTNEVVANLAETNISKISLGQKVSIKADAYPGKTFEGKVSQIAAQAIVEQNVTSFEVRVSLSDPQRLLRSGMNAEVDFQVGQVENVLVVPTASVVRQQNTTGVYVAGADNKPVFTRIETGVTVNNFTEVKSGLTGNERVLLSFPPGSRPQSTPRGGVFPGLGGGGGAGGGGGGRGTGGGGGRSGGGRSGGGSP, encoded by the coding sequence ATGAAAATTGATACACCAAATACCGTAGATTCATCAGTTTCGCTTCCAGAGATCAAGAAAAAAAAGGGCAAACGAAATTGGCTCTCTTGGCTAATTGCTTTTTGCCTTTTGGGGGGAATTGGCTATGCAGTTTATTATCAAGTAGCCGTTGTTTCCCAGCAACAAGCTAGCCGTCGGGTGCTGACAAGACCTGTACAAAGACAGAGTTTAACAATCACAGTTTCAGCAAACGGAACGGTGAAGCCTGAGCGATCGATTAATCTCAGCCCGAAAAATTCCGGCATTTTGAAAACACTGTTGGCGAAAGAAGGGGATATCGTCAAACAAGGGCAGATTGTCGCTTACATGGATGATTCCAACCTGCGGGGACAACTCACCTCTGCTCAAGGACAATTGGCACAAGCCGAGGCGAATTTGCAAAAAGCGATCGCAGGTAATCGTCCTCAAGATATTGCCCAATCACAGGGAGCATTAGACGAAGCCGAGGCGAATCTGCAAAAGGTACAAGCAGGTAATCGCTCTCAAGATATTGGCCAAGCACAGGCACGTTTGCAAAGCGCTCAAGCCACCCTTCGCCAAGGAGAAGATGATTTTGTTCGTAATCAGCAACTTTACAATGCAGGCGGTATTTCCCTTCAGACTCTTAACCAAATCCGTGCCACTCGCGACAGCGCCCAAGCTAGTGTCAATGAAGCACAGCAAGCACTGGGATTACAAAAAGCTGGGTCGCGTCCAGAAGACATCGAGCAAGCAAGAGCTGTGGTGAAGCAGAGACAGCAAGCTTTGGCACTTTTGAAAGCTGGAACGCGCCAAGAAGATATTAACGCAGCCCGCGCCCAGGTAACATCGGCTCGTGGTTCACTGCAAAACATCCAAGCCGAAATCAATGACACGATCATTCGCGCACCCTTTGATGGGGTGGTGACAAAGAAATTTGCCGATCCAGGTGCTTTCGTGACACCTACAACTGCCAGTAGTGAAGTAGCTTCTTCTTCTTCTTCTTCAATCTTGTCTCTAGCTTCAACAAATGAAGTTGTCGCCAATTTAGCGGAAACCAATATTTCCAAAATCAGCCTTGGTCAAAAAGTCTCGATTAAAGCAGATGCCTACCCAGGAAAAACCTTTGAAGGTAAAGTCAGCCAAATTGCTGCCCAAGCAATAGTAGAGCAAAACGTCACCAGTTTTGAAGTCAGAGTATCGCTTTCAGACCCTCAAAGACTACTGCGTTCTGGGATGAATGCGGAAGTAGATTTTCAAGTCGGTCAAGTTGAAAATGTTTTAGTAGTGCCAACAGCCTCAGTCGTGCGCCAACAAAATACCACAGGTGTGTATGTGGCTGGAGCAGATAACAAACCTGTGTTTACTCGCATCGAGACTGGCGTTACCGTGAATAACTTTACTGAAGTTAAGTCTGGATTGACAGGAAACGAGAGAGTATTACTCAGTTTCCCACCAGGATCGCGTCCGCAATCAACACCTCGTGGAGGAGTTTTCCCTGGTCTAGGAGGAGGCGGTGGAGCAGGCGGAGGCGGCGGCGGAAGAGGAACTGGCGGCGGTGGCGGTCGTTCAGGTGGCGGTCGTTCAGGTGGTGGTTCCCCTTAA
- a CDS encoding ABC transporter permease, which produces MFKIFKGFYKAKNTRTVPLLEILTMAAETLWSNKLRTGLTMLGVIIGISSVIAITSVGQGVQKGVEQQIQALGTDVIQILAGAARSGNVRQGVGSSSTLTWEDAKAIATQAPSAQMVSAYLQRTAQVVYAGQNTSTTIYGTDLNYPEVRNTHPQQGRYFTQEELDTAAQLAILGPTVQKTLFGQGENPIGEKIRIQGEAYEVIGVMEPKGAQGPMDRDDQVFIPLTSMSKRLVGNNALVGVSVNGILVKGANQEQLEAAQFQVTNLLRLRHNIYPPQADDFRLTNQADIVSTFTSVVGLFTVMVVAIAGISLVVGGIGIANIMLVSVVERTREIGIRKAVGATNSAILNQFLAEAIVISIAGGGIGMATGVLLAFVASSIFKFPFVISFLSIVAGFGLSLSVGLLAGVIPARNASKLDPITALRSD; this is translated from the coding sequence ATGTTTAAGATATTTAAGGGCTTTTACAAAGCTAAGAATACCCGCACAGTACCGTTGCTGGAAATCTTGACAATGGCGGCAGAGACTCTGTGGAGTAACAAATTACGCACAGGTTTAACTATGTTGGGCGTGATTATTGGGATTTCCTCAGTCATTGCCATTACTTCTGTCGGTCAGGGAGTGCAAAAGGGGGTTGAGCAACAGATCCAAGCATTGGGTACAGATGTGATCCAAATCTTAGCGGGTGCTGCAAGAAGCGGAAATGTCCGTCAAGGAGTAGGTTCTAGCAGCACCTTGACCTGGGAAGATGCTAAGGCGATCGCTACACAAGCGCCATCAGCACAGATGGTTTCTGCTTATCTCCAACGGACTGCTCAAGTTGTCTATGCAGGACAGAACACCTCAACAACCATTTATGGCACTGATTTGAACTACCCAGAAGTCAGAAATACTCACCCCCAACAAGGGAGATATTTTACTCAAGAAGAACTAGATACTGCTGCACAGCTGGCCATTCTTGGCCCTACAGTTCAAAAAACACTCTTTGGACAGGGTGAAAATCCGATCGGCGAGAAAATTCGGATTCAGGGAGAGGCTTATGAAGTAATTGGGGTGATGGAACCTAAAGGCGCTCAGGGTCCGATGGATCGAGATGACCAGGTTTTCATTCCTCTAACTAGTATGTCGAAGAGACTAGTTGGCAACAATGCCCTGGTGGGCGTTTCTGTAAATGGAATTTTAGTCAAAGGCGCTAATCAGGAGCAATTAGAAGCGGCTCAGTTTCAAGTTACCAATCTCTTACGCCTGCGTCACAATATTTATCCCCCACAAGCTGATGATTTTCGGCTGACTAATCAAGCTGATATTGTTAGTACCTTTACTAGTGTTGTGGGTTTATTTACAGTCATGGTGGTAGCGATCGCTGGAATTTCTCTGGTAGTTGGTGGAATTGGTATTGCTAACATTATGCTGGTTTCTGTAGTTGAGCGGACGCGAGAAATCGGGATTCGCAAAGCCGTAGGAGCAACTAATTCGGCAATTCTCAATCAATTTTTAGCGGAAGCGATCGTGATTTCCATTGCTGGCGGAGGTATTGGGATGGCAACTGGCGTTTTATTAGCTTTTGTAGCTTCAAGCATTTTCAAATTTCCGTTTGTAATTTCTTTCTTGTCGATCGTTGCTGGGTTTGGACTCTCATTGAGCGTTGGCTTACTCGCTGGGGTGATTCCAGCACGGAACGCATCTAAATTAGATCCAATCACTGCTTTACGTAGTGACTAG
- a CDS encoding TetR/AcrR family transcriptional regulator, whose amino-acid sequence MARTPKITNQQILEAARQVFLQHGFGASTLEIAQQAGISEASIFKRFSTKEELFFAAMGIPEKPVWVNELESLCGKGNLKENLINICFKIMEFYSEMLPQIMMLRSRGNALPEPGDKEPRPIRDIKALTAFLEHEINQNRLRPCDPQTVAHILLGSLMNYVLLEQISSQAIIERVNLPIGTYLNSEVRAIEVSAFIQSFVDIVWQGIAPIQD is encoded by the coding sequence ATGGCTCGCACACCCAAAATCACCAATCAGCAAATATTAGAAGCGGCTCGTCAAGTTTTCCTGCAACATGGATTTGGTGCTTCAACCTTAGAAATTGCTCAACAGGCTGGGATTTCTGAAGCTTCAATTTTCAAGCGATTCTCAACGAAAGAAGAATTATTTTTTGCAGCGATGGGAATTCCAGAAAAACCCGTGTGGGTGAACGAGTTGGAATCTCTTTGTGGCAAAGGCAATCTCAAAGAAAACCTAATCAATATTTGCTTCAAGATAATGGAATTCTATAGCGAGATGCTGCCTCAAATTATGATGCTGCGATCGCGAGGCAATGCGCTTCCCGAACCTGGAGATAAAGAACCAAGACCCATACGAGATATCAAAGCACTGACCGCTTTCCTAGAGCATGAAATAAACCAAAATCGCCTTCGCCCTTGCGATCCCCAGACAGTGGCTCATATTCTACTAGGATCGCTGATGAACTACGTTTTATTGGAGCAGATTTCGTCTCAAGCCATTATAGAAAGGGTCAATTTACCAATAGGAACTTACTTAAATTCTGAAGTTCGTGCCATAGAAGTATCAGCATTTATCCAAAGTTTTGTGGATATTGTCTGGCAAGGAATTGCACCAATACAGGATTGA
- the gyrA gene encoding DNA gyrase subunit A — MAKQLNLLSTGQVIPTALHTEMQRSYLEYAMSVIVGRALPDVRDGLKPVHRRILYAMHELGLVPDRPYRKCARVVGDVLGKYHPHGDQSVYDALVRLVQDFSSRYPLLAGHGNFGSVDNDPPAAMRYTETRLAPISHEGMLTEIGEETVEFVGNFDNSQQEPTVLPAQLPFLLLNGCSGIAVGMATNVPPHNLGEVVDGLIALIDNPDLADEKLFELIPGPDFPTGGEIIGETGIREAYTTGKGGILLRGVATLEEIPAARGSKRRTAIIITELPYQVNKAAWIEKVADLVNQGRLQGISDLRDESDREGMRVVIELKRDTNPQEVLQHLYHQTALQMTFGAILLAIVNGQPRQLSLRQLLQEFLTFREETLNRRYNYELGKAQSRVHLVEGLLKALSNLDRVIEILRQAPDGSTAKINLCSQLDLSEVQGDAILAMPLRRLTSLEQQNLQQEFEQVSEQISSLEQLLNDRRELLKALKKELRSLKRKYSDPRRTKIGEEQKSKAEDLRSRGVEQEEENLKSSEPAEEAILEFTQRGYVRRTQPSGRKSKAENGLHDNDFIIQTVLTDTQKDLLILTGGGKVYPVNVGEIPPTTGRSPRGKPLITMLSNTAQGAQEAVVSRFVLPDNLETQQMILLTKQGRIKRLSLGEFTNLTRRGITILKLKDDDELSFTQFTAPGAHLILASSGGRVLRFAANDEQLPIMGRAAMGLQAFRLLKNQQMVGCVTVGKDDQLLLVTQEGYAKRMAASQLRAANRGDLGTQTLKFASKTDNLAGMVIAMPSLRDATRTAGYANASAEVALVTNKERVVRISVETVPILGRDVKGESIIQLNRDEKIITVAEVRS; from the coding sequence ATGGCAAAACAGTTAAACCTTCTCTCAACGGGACAGGTAATTCCAACAGCCCTGCACACCGAGATGCAACGGTCTTATCTCGAATATGCCATGAGCGTAATTGTCGGGCGAGCGCTACCAGACGTGCGTGATGGCTTAAAACCAGTGCATCGCCGCATTTTATATGCAATGCACGAACTCGGTTTAGTACCAGATAGACCTTATCGAAAATGTGCCCGTGTAGTGGGTGATGTGTTGGGTAAATACCATCCCCACGGCGACCAATCAGTTTACGATGCTTTAGTCAGGTTAGTGCAGGATTTTTCTAGCCGCTATCCTTTGCTAGCCGGACACGGTAACTTTGGTAGCGTTGATAATGACCCGCCGGCGGCGATGCGTTATACAGAAACGCGCCTCGCACCCATCAGTCATGAGGGAATGCTGACAGAAATTGGTGAAGAAACGGTGGAATTTGTCGGGAACTTCGATAATTCCCAGCAAGAACCAACGGTTTTACCCGCTCAATTGCCCTTTCTATTGCTCAATGGCTGTTCTGGGATTGCTGTGGGAATGGCGACAAATGTTCCACCGCACAACTTAGGGGAAGTTGTGGATGGGTTAATCGCTTTAATCGACAACCCAGATTTGGCAGATGAGAAGTTATTCGAGCTAATTCCAGGGCCAGACTTTCCCACTGGTGGCGAAATAATTGGTGAGACGGGAATTCGGGAAGCATACACCACAGGTAAAGGTGGAATTTTGCTGCGGGGAGTTGCAACTCTGGAGGAAATTCCAGCTGCTAGAGGAAGCAAGCGACGGACGGCCATTATCATTACAGAATTGCCTTATCAAGTGAATAAGGCCGCCTGGATTGAGAAGGTAGCAGACTTAGTAAATCAAGGTCGTTTGCAAGGAATTTCCGATCTTCGGGATGAGAGCGATCGCGAAGGGATGCGAGTCGTAATTGAACTCAAACGCGATACCAATCCTCAAGAAGTTCTCCAGCATTTGTATCACCAAACTGCTTTACAAATGACCTTTGGGGCAATTCTGTTAGCGATCGTCAATGGACAACCCCGCCAGTTAAGTTTGCGTCAATTGTTGCAAGAGTTTTTGACTTTCCGGGAAGAGACGCTAAACCGTCGCTACAATTACGAGTTGGGGAAAGCTCAAAGTCGCGTGCATTTGGTAGAAGGTTTACTCAAAGCCCTATCTAATTTGGATCGGGTAATTGAAATTTTACGCCAAGCTCCCGATGGAAGTACGGCAAAAATAAATCTTTGTAGCCAACTAGATTTGAGTGAGGTACAAGGAGATGCAATTTTGGCTATGCCGTTGCGCCGCCTAACCAGTTTAGAACAGCAAAATTTGCAGCAAGAATTTGAGCAAGTTAGCGAACAAATTAGTTCGCTAGAACAATTACTCAACGATCGCCGCGAATTACTCAAGGCGCTGAAAAAAGAATTGCGATCGCTCAAGCGCAAGTACAGCGATCCCCGACGCACAAAAATCGGAGAAGAACAAAAGTCTAAGGCAGAGGATCTGAGGAGTAGAGGAGTAGAACAGGAAGAGGAAAATCTGAAATCTTCTGAACCGGCAGAAGAAGCAATTTTAGAATTTACCCAACGGGGTTATGTCCGTCGCACCCAACCATCTGGGAGAAAGTCAAAAGCTGAAAATGGTCTACATGATAATGACTTCATTATCCAAACTGTGTTGACTGACACCCAAAAAGATTTACTAATCCTAACTGGTGGCGGCAAAGTCTACCCTGTGAATGTGGGAGAAATTCCCCCAACAACTGGGCGTTCTCCCCGGGGAAAACCTTTGATTACTATGCTCAGTAATACTGCTCAAGGCGCTCAAGAAGCTGTGGTTAGCCGCTTTGTACTACCGGACAATCTCGAAACTCAACAGATGATTCTCTTAACAAAACAGGGAAGAATTAAGCGTCTGTCCTTGGGAGAATTCACAAACTTGACGCGGCGCGGAATCACGATTTTGAAGCTCAAAGACGATGATGAATTGTCATTTACCCAATTCACCGCTCCTGGAGCGCATCTGATTTTAGCTAGTTCTGGTGGGCGAGTGTTGCGTTTTGCAGCCAATGATGAACAGTTACCGATCATGGGTCGCGCAGCAATGGGTTTACAAGCATTTCGATTATTGAAAAATCAGCAAATGGTTGGCTGTGTCACTGTCGGCAAAGATGACCAATTGTTGCTAGTTACTCAAGAAGGATATGCCAAGCGGATGGCTGCAAGTCAGTTAAGAGCGGCTAATCGCGGCGATTTAGGGACACAAACGCTGAAATTTGCAAGCAAAACTGATAATTTAGCTGGTATGGTCATAGCGATGCCTTCTCTACGAGACGCTACGCGAACGGCGGGCTACGCCAACGCATCTGCCGAGGTCGCTTTAGTGACGAATAAGGAGCGGGTAGTGCGAATATCTGTGGAAACCGTGCCGATTTTGGGTAGGGATGTGAAAGGTGAAAGTATTATCCAACTCAACCGCGATGAAAAAATTATTACTGTTGCGGAAGTGCGATCGTAA